In Elaeis guineensis isolate ETL-2024a chromosome 1, EG11, whole genome shotgun sequence, a genomic segment contains:
- the LOC105060228 gene encoding uncharacterized protein translates to MPDPIPSCFRGGAAGRLPASTAAGPSLTTSVYETHLGLAALSWSRTVFGLSLRADLRFGRGGAAAVAEEEDDDDEETFRFHVRPWLFWKRRGSKWFHLKDHRQHRTVEFSWDLTRARFPTGGGPEPSSRYFVAVAVDGEMLLVAGDLLEEAYRKSKAGRGNSSNPILISRREHVVLGDSGDGRSYKTMARFGGEEREISIDLGTKERERDVGMLLGVDGKRVLQVRRLGWKFRGSERVEVEGGTRIQVSWDLHNWLFQPKDEPPATASTAAAAAELGHAVFVFRFEREAGEEGHFGKEGFGGPARTVCCKGMGGYTRKNRNWSESSSGGGGEGKRSRRRKKSLLKTSSSSSSSSASSASSSTVMEWASPEEAALQSADGFSLLVYAWKS, encoded by the coding sequence ATGCCGGATCCGATTCCAAGCTGCTTCCGGGGCGGCGCGGCCGGGCGCCTGCCGGCGTCGACGGCGGCCGGGCCTAGCCTGACGACTTCGGTCTACGAGACCCACCTCGGCCTCGCCGCCCTCTCCTGGTCCCGCACCGTCTTTGGCCTCTCCCTTCGCGCGGACCTTCGCTTCGGCCGCGGCGGAGCCGCAGCGGTAGCGGAGGAGGAGGACGATGACGACGAGGAGACCTTCCGGTTCCACGTCCGGCCGTGGCTGTTCTGGAAGCGGAGGGGGTCGAAGTGGTTCCACCTCAAGGACCACCGCCAGCACCGGACGGTGGAGTTCTCGTGGGACCTGACTCGGGCACGGTTCCCCACCGGCGGCGGCCCCGAGCCATCCTCCAGGTACTTCGTCGCCGTGGCGGTGGACGGCGAGATGCTTCTCGTCGCGGGCGATCTCTTGGAGGAGGCCTACAGAAAGAGCAAAGCCGGGAGGGGCAATAGCTCGAACCCGATCCTGATCTCGAGAAGGGAGCACGTAGTCTTAGGGGACTCCGGCGACGGGAGATCGTACAAGACGATGGCGCGGTTCGGGGGGGAAGAGAGGGAGATCTCGATCGATCTTGGAacaaaggagagggagagggatgtAGGGATGTTGTTGGGGGTCGACGGGAAGAGAGTCCTCCAGGTGCGGCGGCTCGGGTGGAAGTTCCGGGGGAGCGAGCGGGTGGAGGTGGAGGGCGGCACCCGGATCCAAGTCTCGTGGGACCTCCACAACTGGCTTTTCCAGCCCAAGGACGAGCCCCCCGCCACCGCCTCCACCGCCGCGGCGGCGGCCGAGCTCGGGCACGCCGTGTTCGTCTTCCGGTTCGAGCGAGAGGCCGGGGAGGAGGGGCATTTCGGGAAGGAAGGCTTCGGCGGTCCAGCGAGGACCGTGTGCTGCAAGGGGATGGGGGGTTATACGCGGAAGAACCGGAATTGGAGCGAGAGCAGCAGTGGCGGGGGTGGCGAGGGGAAGAGGAGCAGGCGGAGGAAGAAAAGTTTGTTGAAGACGAGCTCCTCGTCGTCATCCTCGTCGGCGTCGTCGGCAAGCAGCTCGACGGTGATGGAGTGGGCGAGCCCCGAAGAGGCGGCGCTGCAGAGCGCCGACGGGTTCTCGCTCTTGGTCTACGCCTGGAAGAGCTAG